A genomic stretch from Coffea arabica cultivar ET-39 chromosome 10c, Coffea Arabica ET-39 HiFi, whole genome shotgun sequence includes:
- the LOC113713637 gene encoding uncharacterized protein, protein MARFLISIHATERICLALALLTVLVLHAKNLPLDTASTKTMARREARNRDRDRDSVALLDFKSKIQHDPYGIMNSWNDSDFCSWKGILCGRKHKRVTSIDLQSRGLVGFLSPFLGNLSFLRTLMLSNNTFQGGIPPQFGNLFRLQELNLSWNSLEGEIPGNLSQCFKLLHLSLGFNKLVGSIPPEFGSLRNLKSLAIRDNNLTGNIPPSMGNFTSLSLLSAAANHLEGKIPEVLGQLKRLKGIGLGDNRLNGNIPVSVYNLSQLEGLSLPSNQLHGTLPSALGLMLPQLEYLQLRDNQFSGILPASLSNASELGWIDIGNNGFSGRITVDFGGLQNFGLLFALDNNFGSGDVLDGLQFLSTMTNCSQLLAIDLGGNQLKGILPNSIGNLSSQYLLLGGNQIYGEIPSTVGNLISLTTLFLDSNQLTGTVPSTIGYLHKVQRLSLHSNKLSGEIPESVGNLSLLNELYLADNHLGGSIPPALGNCKQLLLLGLSQNNLSGTIPKEIFGISSLSISLDLSQNSLSGTIPSKVGTLKNLAGLDLSQNHLSGELPGTFGGCSSLEILSLAGNSFQGSFPEFISSLKGIQNLNLSSNNFSGPIPQFLVRMSIKALNLSFNDFSGEVPRQGIFGNASAVSVVGNRRLCGGIPELQLPKCHPLGESKKNMKPLRFIMPVVITSSFLVIVVISISIFRLRSFKRRRTQPKSPNFSGRLFLRVSYRQLVQATNGFSAENLIGTGSSGSVYKGVLTEGGNLSVAIKVFNLQHHGAFKSFIAECDAMRNIRHRNLVKIISSSSGLDFQGNDFKALIYEFMPNGSLETRLHRTDEHQQHIFPIPNLLQRINVAIDVACAVDYLHHHCHKQIVHCDLKPSNVLLNSDLAAHVGDLGLAKYVHSAPNLQETSSAGIRGTIGYVAPEYGLGAVVSSNGDVYSFGILLLEMMTGKKPTHPLFTGGLDLHTYVEMAIPERVMDIVDPVLLCEDHRRTTAANNRSSPLGETKCNLLEQCLISLLKVGLACSMHLPEDRINMTQVVCRLKSIKDKFTMAEL, encoded by the exons ATGGCAAGATTTTTAATCTCAATTCATGCAACTGAAAGGATTTGTCTCGCGCTAGCACTGCTGACAGTATTGGTGTTGCATGCCAAAAATCTTCCTTTGGACACGGCTTCCACAAAAACCATGGCCAGAAGAGAAGCACGTAATCGTGATCGTGATCGTGATTCTGTTGCTTTATTGGAtttcaagtcaaaaattcaACATGACCCTTATGGGATTATGAACTCATGGAATGACTCTGATTTCTGCTCGTGGAAGGGAATTCTATGCGGTCGCAAGCACAAAAGAGTGACCAGCATAGATCTTCAAAGCAGAGGCTTGGTTGGCTTCTTGTCACCTTTTCTTGGAAACCTCAGCTTTCTTCGTACGTTGATGCTAAGTAACAACACCTTCCAAGGTGGAATCCCGCCCCAGTTTGGAAATCTCTTCAGGCTGCAGGAACTGAATCTGTCATGGAACTCCCTGGAAGGCGAAATTCCAGGCAATCTATCCCAGTGCTTCAAGCTTTTGCATCTTAGCCTAGGCTTCAACAAGCTAGTTGGGAGTATACCACCAGAATTTGGTTCCCTGAGGAACCTTAAATCCCTCGCAATTCGCGACAATAACCTAACAGGAAATATCCCTCCTTCCATGGGGAATTTTACTTCCCTGAGTCTCCTATCTGCGGCTGCAAATCATTTGGAGGGAAAAATTCCCGAAGTATTAGGTCAGTTGAAAAGGTTAAAAGGCATTGGACTTGGCGATAACAGACTAAATGGTAACATCCCCGTTTCTGTCTATAATCTTTCTCAACTGGAGGGTCTGTCTCTGCCAAGCAATCAGCTACATGGAACTCTTCCTTCAGCATTAGGTCTCATGCTTCCTCAGCTTGAGTATCTCCAGTTGAGAGACAATCAGTTCTCGGGGATACTTCCAGCCTCTTTGTCAAATGCCTCTGAGCTAGGCTGGATTGACATTGGAAACAATGGATTCAGCGGCAGAATAACAGTTGATTTTGGAGGCCTGCAAAATTTTGGTTTGCTATTTGCATTAGATAATAATTTTGGAAGTGGGGATGTACTGGATGGATTGCAGTTTCTCAGTACCATGACAAACTGCAGCCAATTACTTGCAATTGACCTGGGTGGCAACCAACTAAAGGGGATCTTGCCCAACAGTATCGGTAACTTATCATCCCAATACTTGTTACTTGGTGGAAACCAAATATACGGAGAAATTCCTTCAACGGTAGGTAATCTCATCAGCTTAACGACTTTATTTCTTGACAGTAATCAACTCACAGGGACGGTTCCTAGTACAATTGGTTATCTTCATAAAGTCCAGCGGCTGTCTCTTCATTCCAATAAATTGTCAGGAGAAATTCCAGAGTCTGTAGGAAACCTCTCACTGTTGAATGAACTATATTTAGCTGATAACCACCTGGGGGGATCCATTCCACCAGCTCTTGGAAACTGCAAGCAGTTGTTACTCCTAGGACTTTCTCAAAACAACTTGAGTGGTACGATACCAAAAGAGATTTTTGGGATTTCTTCCCTGTCCATTTCATTAGATCTTTCTCAGAACAGTTTATCTGGAACAATCCCATCGAAGGTTGGCACCTTGAAAAATTTAGCTGGATTGGATCTCTCACAAAATCACCTGTCAGGTGAACTTCCTGGGACCTTTGGTGGTTGTAGTAGCCTTGAAATCCTTTCCCTTGCTGGTAACTCTTTCCAGGGATCTTTTCCAGAATTTATCAGTTCTTTGAAAGGTATTCAAAATCTTAACCTTTCTAGTAACAATTTTTCTGGACCAATCCCCCAATTTTTAGTAAGAATGTCCATAAAGGCCCTGAATTTGTCCTTCAATGATTTCTCGGGTGAGGTGCCAAGACAAGGTATTTTTGGAAATGCCAGTGCAGTATCAGTTGTTGGGAACAGGAGACTCTGTGGAGGCATTCCTGAACTACAGCTGCCAAAGTGCCACCCTCTAGGAGAGTCAAAGAAAAATATGAAGCCTCTCAGGTTCATCATGCCGGTGGTAATTACAAGTTCATTCCTGGTGATAGTGGTAATCTCAATCTCAATTTTCCGACTACGGTCATTTAAAAGGAGAAGGACCCAACCAAAGTCACCAAACTTCTCAGGTAGACTCTTCCTGAGAGTCAGCTACAGACAGCTTGTTCAAGCTACTAATGGTTTCTCTGCAGAAAATCTAATTGGTACTGGTAGCTCTGGCTCCGTATACAAAGGAGTGCTGACTGAAGGAGGAAACTTGTCCGTGGCTATCAAAGTCTTTAACCTTCAACACCATGGAGCCTTCAAGAGTTTTATTGCTGAGTGTGATGCAATGAGAAACATCCGGCATCGGAACCTCGTGAAGATTATAAGTTCTTCCTCAGGTCTGGATTTCCAAGGGAATGATTTTAAAGCTTTAATCTACGAGTTCATGCCCAACGGCAGTCTAGAAACTCGGTTGCATCGAACAGATGAACATCAGCAGCACATTTTTCCTATACCAAACCTTCTTCAGAGAATTAATGTTGCTATTGATGTGGCTTGTGCCGTTGATTATCTACATCACCATTGCCACAAGCAGATTGTTCATTGCGATCTAAAACCAAGTAATGTTCTACTGAACAGCGATCTGGCAGCCCATGTTGGAGATCTTGGGCTGGCAAAATATGTTCATTCAGCTCCAAATTTACAGGAAACGAGCTCTGCTGGAATCAGAGGAACTATTGGATATGTAGCTCCAG AGTATGGCTTAGGTGCCGTGGTATCAAGTAATGGAGATGTCTACAGCTTCGGAATCCTATTGCTGGAGATGATGACAGGGAAGAAGCCCACACATCCTTTGTTCACTGGAGGCCTTGATCTTCATACATATGTTGAAATGGCAATTCCTGAGCGCGTGATGGACATTGTGGATCCAGTACTTCTGTGTGAAGATCACAGAAGAACTACAGCAGCCAATAACAGAAGCAGTCCACTAggagaaacaaaatgcaatttaCTAGAGCAGTGTTTGATTTCATTGCTTAAAGTTGGCTTGGCTTGCTCCATGCACTTGCCAGAAGATAGAATAAATATGACGCAAGTTGTTTGCAGATTAAAATCTATCAAGGACAAATTTACCATGGCAGAGCTTTAA